Proteins found in one Fulvitalea axinellae genomic segment:
- a CDS encoding alpha-amylase family glycosyl hydrolase has protein sequence MTRKRFSFLSLALSVVMLASCAKPKQEGTAEQAKADLSAYAPKPYVEIQHPEWSKNASIYEVNIRQFTPEGTFKAFESHLPRLKAMGVDILWLMPIHPIGEKNRKGSVGSYYSVKDYYGVNPEFGTMDDFKALVDKIHGMGMRVIIDWVGNHSAWDNPLVEQHPEWYTKDSHGNYQPTPWYDWSDIIDFDYEKPGIRQYMTEALKFWVREADIDGYRCDVAGFMPTDFWENARRELDEIKPVFMLAEWESRDLHKKAFDMTYAWSLYREMHEVAHGKANLGVLNEYMAHHVNTFPKDGYRMTFVDNHDKNSWEGTPFSMFGDAVEACMVMATTVEGMPLIYSGQEAGLDRKLAFFEKDLIDWKEHPYADFYTTMLHLKKKNKALWNGKWGGSMIKVNNGNPESVLSFTREKDGDQVLVVINFSKNALKTSLKSDFHAGDYKEVFTKASASFDGDDQIELKPWAYKVYAKNK, from the coding sequence ATGACAAGGAAAAGATTTAGCTTTCTGAGTCTTGCGCTAAGCGTTGTTATGCTCGCCTCTTGCGCCAAACCGAAACAGGAGGGAACCGCGGAGCAGGCAAAAGCCGATTTGTCGGCCTACGCTCCGAAACCTTACGTGGAGATCCAGCACCCAGAGTGGTCAAAGAATGCGTCTATTTACGAGGTGAATATCCGGCAATTCACACCGGAAGGGACTTTCAAGGCATTCGAGAGTCACTTGCCCCGCCTTAAGGCCATGGGAGTGGATATCCTTTGGCTGATGCCGATACACCCGATTGGAGAGAAAAACCGCAAGGGCTCTGTCGGTAGCTATTATTCGGTAAAGGACTATTACGGAGTGAATCCCGAGTTCGGAACCATGGATGATTTCAAAGCCTTGGTGGACAAAATCCACGGCATGGGCATGCGCGTTATCATCGACTGGGTTGGCAATCACTCGGCTTGGGACAACCCGCTTGTGGAGCAGCATCCGGAATGGTACACCAAAGACTCGCACGGCAACTACCAGCCTACGCCTTGGTACGATTGGTCCGATATCATCGACTTTGATTACGAAAAGCCGGGCATTCGCCAATACATGACCGAAGCGCTCAAATTTTGGGTACGCGAAGCCGATATCGACGGATACCGTTGCGACGTGGCCGGTTTTATGCCTACGGATTTCTGGGAAAACGCCCGCCGTGAGCTTGACGAGATCAAGCCCGTATTTATGTTGGCCGAATGGGAATCGAGAGATTTGCACAAGAAGGCTTTCGATATGACTTACGCTTGGTCTTTGTATCGCGAGATGCACGAAGTGGCGCACGGCAAAGCCAACCTCGGCGTATTGAACGAGTATATGGCCCACCATGTAAACACGTTCCCGAAAGACGGCTACCGCATGACATTCGTGGACAATCACGACAAAAACTCGTGGGAGGGAACTCCGTTCAGCATGTTCGGCGACGCCGTGGAGGCTTGTATGGTAATGGCCACTACAGTGGAAGGCATGCCGTTGATCTACAGCGGTCAGGAAGCCGGACTAGATCGTAAATTGGCTTTCTTCGAAAAAGACCTGATCGACTGGAAAGAGCATCCGTATGCGGACTTCTACACCACAATGCTTCATCTGAAAAAGAAAAACAAGGCGTTGTGGAACGGCAAGTGGGGTGGTTCCATGATCAAAGTGAATAACGGTAATCCGGAATCGGTGCTTTCGTTTACCCGTGAAAAAGACGGAGACCAAGTGTTGGTAGTGATCAACTTCTCGAAAAATGCGTTGAAGACATCGCTGAAAAGCGATTTCCACGCCGGCGATTACAAAGAGGTTTTCACCAAAGCTTCCGCTTCGTTTGACGGAGATGACCAGATTGAGCTGAAACCTTGGGCTTACAAAGTCTATGCGAAAAATAAATAA
- a CDS encoding PadR family transcriptional regulator produces the protein MSANKLIKGSLSTIILKLLEDKEEMYGYEITQKVKEITDGEFKITEGALYPSLHKLEADGLLTTKTRKVGNRTRKYYSLTKEGTAEVTSRVSDMEAFITNLNRILNLGTA, from the coding sequence ATGAGCGCAAACAAGCTGATAAAAGGAAGCCTGTCCACTATTATCCTGAAGCTGTTGGAGGATAAGGAAGAGATGTACGGTTATGAGATTACCCAAAAGGTAAAGGAAATCACGGATGGCGAATTCAAGATCACGGAAGGAGCCCTATACCCGTCTTTGCACAAGCTGGAAGCCGACGGGCTTTTGACCACCAAAACCAGAAAAGTCGGTAACCGCACCAGAAAATATTACTCGCTCACAAAGGAAGGAACCGCCGAAGTAACAAGCCGGGTAAGTGACATGGAAGCGTTTATCACAAACCTGAACAGAATATTGAACCTAGGCACCGCCTAA
- a CDS encoding ADP-ribosylglycohydrolase family protein, whose translation MEKKNLLIGALTADAFVLGCHWVYDTEAIKTHFGIYDEVSEPIPGSYHKNRHKGEHTHYGDQTVLLAKYIEKHNGFDLDGFRKAWTTYMSGYDGYMDNATNKSLAYFEKGKDYGSHSSDLAGASRIAPILAKYPEGEGVRLSIEQTKLTHNHPKVLASAEFFARMAYAVIAGADLETACAEVLAEMKNDWLNGEFEKVKEALANGDTTAVIDSFGASCDVAGGFAGALYLILRYKSYREAMVANAMAGGDSAARGMLAGMILGLYYGDIPETWIADTKSLKSLRLG comes from the coding sequence ATGGAAAAGAAAAACTTATTAATCGGTGCGCTCACGGCTGACGCTTTTGTTTTGGGGTGCCACTGGGTATACGATACCGAAGCGATCAAAACGCATTTCGGAATTTACGACGAGGTCAGCGAGCCGATACCGGGTTCTTATCATAAAAACAGACACAAAGGCGAGCACACGCATTACGGCGACCAGACCGTACTGTTGGCAAAGTATATCGAAAAGCATAACGGATTCGACCTTGACGGTTTCCGTAAAGCTTGGACAACTTATATGTCTGGCTACGACGGATACATGGACAACGCCACCAACAAATCCTTGGCGTATTTCGAAAAAGGAAAAGACTACGGTTCGCATTCCAGCGATTTGGCCGGCGCGTCACGCATAGCGCCTATTTTGGCGAAATACCCGGAAGGGGAAGGCGTTCGATTGTCCATCGAACAAACCAAGCTTACCCATAATCATCCGAAGGTATTGGCTTCCGCCGAATTCTTTGCGAGAATGGCTTACGCCGTAATCGCCGGAGCCGATTTGGAAACCGCTTGCGCGGAAGTGTTGGCCGAGATGAAGAACGATTGGCTAAACGGGGAATTCGAGAAAGTAAAAGAGGCTTTGGCCAATGGCGACACCACAGCGGTTATCGATTCTTTCGGCGCTTCCTGTGACGTGGCAGGCGGTTTTGCGGGTGCGCTTTACTTGATTCTGCGATATAAATCTTACCGCGAAGCTATGGTCGCAAACGCTATGGCCGGCGGAGATTCAGCGGCAAGAGGCATGTTGGCTGGAATGATTCTCGGTTTGTATTACGGCGACATTCCGGAAACGTGGATAGCCGATACCAAATCATTGAAATCACTCCGATTAGGCTAA
- a CDS encoding DUF4834 family protein produces MGVKVFLILLAIFLLFRKFGGVILRILLKAFLGRQIKKAQKQGYSFGGTDPFASQRRPTAKEGEIHVDNVPKKERGKYKPGSFKGGEYVDFEEVD; encoded by the coding sequence ATGGGAGTGAAAGTTTTTCTTATCCTGTTGGCTATATTTTTATTGTTCAGAAAATTCGGCGGAGTCATCCTCCGGATTTTACTCAAGGCCTTTTTGGGACGACAAATCAAAAAAGCCCAAAAGCAAGGCTATTCGTTTGGCGGAACTGACCCGTTTGCCAGCCAGCGTAGGCCAACAGCCAAGGAAGGAGAAATACACGTGGACAATGTCCCCAAAAAGGAACGTGGCAAATACAAACCGGGGAGCTTCAAGGGCGGTGAGTATGTGGATTTTGAGGAAGTGGACTGA
- the trkA gene encoding Trk system potassium transporter TrkA, producing MHIIIAGAGNVGYYLAKQLAQEQHDIVLIDTDEERLQYVANHLDVATVHGNSTSFQILKEAFIDKTDLLICVTPAEETNLATAMIGKKLGAQRTISRISNTEFLGSEEKLDFRSLGIDSLICPATLAAREIKRLLREASLTETFEFDRGILSLVGIKVEEGDVLEGKTLKETASLNPDKDYIIVAILRDNKTIIPHGDTKIETNDLVYFVAEPTGVDRVYSMKKRARCRIRNIMIMGGSRTGLNAALKMEKVHRVKIIEKSREKCAKLAEQLSNTLVIHGDANDVELLEAEGIEDVDAFVAVTGNSETNIISCLMAKKHGVPKTIAMVENLDYIHLSQQIGVDTMINKKLIAANFISRYVRQGKIVSVAGIHGLEAEVVEFEVRDDSAICFQTLRDLDFPQGAVVGGVIRKGEGKTTTGDFTFQPNDRVVLLCELGVIKEVEKFF from the coding sequence ATGCATATCATCATCGCGGGAGCCGGAAACGTCGGCTACTACTTGGCCAAACAGCTGGCTCAGGAGCAACACGATATAGTGCTAATCGATACGGACGAAGAACGTCTGCAATACGTGGCCAATCACCTCGACGTGGCTACGGTACACGGCAACTCCACCTCTTTCCAAATCCTGAAAGAGGCATTCATAGACAAAACCGACCTGCTGATCTGCGTCACGCCAGCCGAAGAGACCAACTTGGCCACGGCCATGATCGGAAAAAAACTCGGCGCCCAGCGTACCATTTCCAGAATCAGCAACACGGAATTTCTGGGATCAGAAGAAAAACTGGACTTCAGATCCTTGGGAATCGACTCCCTAATATGCCCCGCAACCCTTGCCGCAAGGGAAATCAAGCGTTTGCTCCGCGAAGCGTCACTAACAGAGACTTTCGAATTCGACAGGGGAATACTTTCACTTGTGGGAATTAAAGTGGAAGAAGGCGATGTGCTGGAAGGGAAAACCCTGAAAGAGACCGCCTCGCTAAACCCAGACAAGGATTACATAATTGTGGCGATCCTCCGCGACAACAAGACGATAATCCCGCACGGCGACACCAAAATCGAAACCAACGACCTCGTTTACTTCGTAGCCGAGCCCACTGGCGTGGACCGTGTGTATTCCATGAAAAAACGGGCAAGGTGCCGCATCCGCAATATCATGATCATGGGCGGAAGCCGGACGGGACTCAACGCCGCCCTGAAAATGGAGAAGGTTCACCGGGTAAAAATCATAGAAAAAAGCCGGGAAAAATGTGCCAAGCTGGCCGAACAACTCTCCAACACTCTGGTAATCCACGGCGACGCCAACGATGTTGAACTTCTGGAAGCCGAAGGCATCGAGGACGTAGACGCATTTGTGGCCGTAACGGGCAACTCTGAGACAAACATCATCTCATGCCTAATGGCGAAAAAACACGGTGTTCCCAAAACGATCGCCATGGTCGAGAATCTGGATTACATACACCTCTCGCAACAGATCGGCGTCGATACGATGATCAACAAAAAGCTGATCGCCGCCAATTTCATTTCACGCTACGTAAGGCAAGGAAAAATCGTATCCGTAGCCGGAATCCACGGCCTCGAGGCCGAAGTGGTGGAATTCGAGGTGCGTGACGATTCCGCTATCTGTTTCCAAACACTCCGCGATCTGGATTTCCCCCAAGGGGCCGTAGTCGGAGGCGTAATCAGGAAAGGGGAAGGAAAAACCACTACCGGAGATTTCACCTTCCAACCCAACGACCGCGTAGTATTGCTTTGCGAACTGGGCGTAATCAAAGAAGTGGAGAAGTTTTTTTAA
- a CDS encoding DUF6588 family protein, whose translation MRKLKHVFLATFAMWALPAVGQHVNVDQMLVTGVENTNTYFEHYMRPAAKLFGFAPGNAWVNSAKAKKPLEWKIRVIGNVTFMPSKLMTFDFVESQYEALTANNLPNNEAPTIFGRSQWEGTTPTYSYSTTFPNAGNPVEDRGTVNVPTGFDPKRAFGSRIMPIGLIQAEVGLLQSLEVKVRFSPWIGEDEWRTYTWGVGFLHNFTEIEPLRGKAPLDVSAFLGFSYTRNEWALEESPLTANGPRHYAGTKSSNVTFQIVGSKTWNILTLYLLADYSFFFADAELYGEYTHEINPNFILTYRNPAKADYRGGSFGFAGGATLDFGYVSIDAGYTLSRYSNFNVGIGVGLPR comes from the coding sequence TTTTTTTGGCGACGTTTGCGATGTGGGCCCTGCCCGCCGTCGGCCAACACGTCAACGTGGACCAGATGCTGGTAACCGGCGTTGAAAACACCAACACTTATTTCGAACATTACATGAGGCCGGCCGCCAAGCTCTTCGGCTTCGCGCCAGGCAACGCTTGGGTAAACTCCGCCAAGGCGAAAAAACCGCTCGAATGGAAAATAAGAGTGATCGGCAACGTCACATTTATGCCATCGAAGCTGATGACTTTTGACTTTGTGGAAAGCCAATACGAAGCCCTGACGGCCAATAATCTCCCCAATAACGAAGCGCCAACGATTTTCGGCCGAAGCCAATGGGAAGGCACTACGCCCACTTATTCCTATTCCACAACGTTCCCTAACGCTGGAAATCCGGTAGAGGACCGCGGAACGGTAAACGTCCCAACTGGCTTCGATCCAAAACGGGCATTCGGTTCACGCATTATGCCGATTGGGCTGATTCAGGCCGAAGTCGGATTGTTACAATCGCTGGAGGTGAAGGTGAGATTTTCTCCTTGGATAGGAGAAGACGAATGGCGAACCTACACTTGGGGCGTGGGCTTCCTGCATAATTTCACCGAAATAGAACCGCTGAGAGGCAAGGCGCCACTGGATGTCTCGGCCTTTTTGGGGTTTTCCTATACCCGCAACGAATGGGCGCTTGAGGAAAGCCCGCTTACTGCAAACGGTCCGCGACACTACGCCGGAACCAAAAGCAGTAACGTAACTTTCCAGATTGTCGGATCCAAAACCTGGAATATCCTGACGCTTTACCTTCTGGCCGATTATTCCTTCTTCTTCGCCGATGCGGAACTTTACGGGGAATACACTCACGAAATCAATCCGAATTTCATTCTCACCTACCGCAATCCCGCCAAAGCGGATTACCGGGGCGGAAGTTTCGGCTTCGCCGGAGGCGCTACGTTGGATTTTGGCTACGTGTCCATCGACGCTGGGTACACTTTGAGCCGTTACAGCAATTTTAATGTGGGAATTGGAGTGGGATTGCCCCGATGA